The following coding sequences are from one Anolis sagrei isolate rAnoSag1 chromosome 6, rAnoSag1.mat, whole genome shotgun sequence window:
- the CHST14 gene encoding carbohydrate sulfotransferase 14, with translation MLFSSQSDEERQVLSVFHNACAGRAGGVASWKRRDRERRSGPSGIREGPCRLREAGAVAMGPASARRPASCARGTRSRGAGLMLLPSMLMFGVIVASSGLLLMIEKGILSAVKPLPLPPSRGEVSWRRAPAAEGEEEGEAVLRDTRNRTLRAVCGQKSMPGSAWDLPAGQRKTLLKHILVSDKHRFLYCYVPKVACSNWKRILKVLGGALESVEVKLKMDHRRDLVFLGDLKPDEIRYRLKHYFKFLFVRDPMERLLSAYRNKFGEIKEYQLKYGVEIVKRYRKNPGKTAGDDVTFSEFLRFLLDEEPERMNEHWMPIYNLCQPCAVRYDFIGSYERLKEDADYVLERIQAPSFVRFPERQSWYKPVTPETLHYYLCNTPRDLIEQLFPKYILDFSLFAYPLPNITTESCRQ, from the coding sequence ATGCTCTTTTCCTCTCAAAGTGATGAGGAGAGGCAAGTCCTGTCAGTTTTCCACAACGCATGCGCGGGGAGAGCAGGGGGCGTGGCTTCTTGGAAGAGGCGGGACAGGGAAAGGAGAAGTGGTCCTTCTGGCATCCGAGAAGGGCCGTGCCGCCTGCGGGAAGCCGGGGCAGTGGCGATGGGGCCTGCTTCCGCCCGCCGGCCGGCCTCCTGCGCCCGAGGGACCCGCTCCCGCGGCGCCGGCCTGATGCTCCTTCCTTCCATGCTGATGTTCGGCGTGATCGTGGCCTCCAGCGGCCTGCTCCTGATGATCGAGAAGGGCATCCTGTCTGCGGTGAAGCCCCTTCCGCTGCCTCCCTCGCGGGGTGAAGTGTCCTGGCGGAGGGCCCCGGCGGcagagggcgaggaggagggcgAGGCGGTGCTGCGGGACACCCGCAACCGGACCCTGCGCGCCGTCTGCGGGCAGAAGAGCATGCCCGGCAGCGCCTGGGACCTTCCCGCGGGGCAGAGGAAGACCCTCCTCAAGCACATCCTGGTCAGCGACAAGCACCGCTTCCTCTACTGCTACGTGCCCAAGGTGGCCTGCTCCAACTGGAAGCGCATCCTGAAGGTCTTGGGCGGCGCCCTGGAGAGCGTGGAGGTCAAGCTCAAGATGGACCACCGGCGGGACCTGGTCTTCCTGGGCGACCTCAAGCCCGACGAGATCCGCTACCGCCTCAAGCACTACTTCAAGTTCCTCTTCGTGCGGGACCCCATGGAGCGCCTGCTCTCCGCCTACAGGAACAAATTCGGAGAGATCAAGGAATACCAGCTCAAGTACGGCGTGGAGATCGTCAAAAGGTACCGGAAAAACCCCGGGAAGACCGCCGGGGACGACGTCACCTTTTCCGAATTCCTCCGCTTCCTCTTGGACGAGGAGCCGGAGAGGATGAACGAGCACTGGATGCCCATTTACAACTTGTGCCAGCCCTGCGCGGTGAGGTACGACTTTATCGGATCCTACGAAAGACTGAAGGAAGATGCCGATTACGTCCTGGAAAGGATCCAGGCGCCTTCTTTCGTACGCTTCCCAGAGCGGCAGTCGTGGTACAAACCGGTCACTCCTGAAACCCTGCATTATTATCTGTGTAACACGCCAAGGGACCTTATCGAACAACTATTTCCAAAGTACATACTGGATTTCTCTTTGTTTGCGTACCCTCTTCCGAACATTACGACTGAATCTTGCAGGCAATGA